A single Bifidobacterium scardovii JCM 12489 = DSM 13734 DNA region contains:
- a CDS encoding acyl-CoA carboxylase subunit beta, with amino-acid sequence MTDIVETAAVRKAIDAGQPAGAAGAAGGDGHQPIRTAVVRAAQLARDAEDNARNRQHAKGKNTARERLDLLLDTGSFEEIGRFRGGNINGGKAGAAVITGFGLVYGRKVAVYAQDFSVRGGSLGREEGEKICHLMDMAINLKVPIVAIVDSGGARIQEGVAALTQYGHIFRRTCEASGFVPQISLILGPCAGGAVYCPALTDLIVMTRENSSMFVTGPDVVKTATGETISMNDLGGGKVHSTRSGVAHYLGEDEADAIDYARTVLAYLPSSSDDEPPTYAYAVTRAERETAKRLATIVPDNDRQPYDVLDVIRCITDYGEFVQVHELFAASAVVGFACIEGHPVGIVANQPNVLAGILDVDASEKIARFVRLCDAFNLPVITLVDTPGYKPGAEQEHAGIIRRGAKVIYAYANAQVPMITVVLRKAFGGAYIVMGSKAIGADMNFAWPSSQIAVLGATGAVNIIHRKDLQKAKETGRDVDELRARLVADYQASTVNANLSLETGQIDAMIDPEQTREAIAESLRTLAGKRRVRRTDKHHGNQPL; translated from the coding sequence ATGACCGACATCGTGGAAACCGCGGCCGTCCGCAAGGCGATCGACGCCGGTCAGCCGGCCGGCGCGGCCGGGGCCGCCGGCGGCGACGGCCACCAGCCGATCCGCACCGCGGTCGTGCGCGCCGCCCAGCTGGCGCGCGACGCCGAGGACAACGCGCGCAACCGCCAGCACGCCAAGGGCAAGAACACCGCGCGCGAGCGCCTCGACCTGCTGCTCGACACCGGCTCCTTCGAGGAGATCGGCCGCTTCCGCGGCGGCAACATCAACGGCGGCAAGGCCGGCGCGGCCGTCATCACCGGGTTCGGCCTGGTGTACGGGCGCAAGGTCGCGGTCTACGCGCAGGACTTCTCCGTGCGCGGCGGCTCGCTCGGCCGCGAGGAGGGCGAGAAGATCTGCCATCTCATGGACATGGCGATCAACCTCAAGGTCCCGATCGTCGCGATCGTGGACTCGGGCGGCGCGCGCATCCAGGAGGGCGTCGCCGCGCTTACCCAGTACGGCCACATCTTCCGCAGGACCTGCGAGGCCAGCGGCTTCGTGCCGCAGATCTCGCTGATCCTCGGCCCCTGCGCCGGCGGCGCCGTCTACTGCCCGGCCCTGACCGACCTGATCGTGATGACCCGCGAGAACTCCAGCATGTTCGTCACCGGCCCCGACGTGGTCAAGACGGCCACCGGCGAGACCATCAGCATGAACGATCTGGGCGGCGGCAAGGTGCACAGCACCCGCTCCGGCGTGGCCCACTATCTCGGCGAGGACGAGGCCGACGCGATCGACTACGCGCGCACCGTGCTCGCCTACCTGCCGTCCAGCAGCGACGACGAGCCGCCGACCTACGCGTACGCCGTCACGCGCGCCGAGCGTGAGACCGCCAAGCGCCTGGCCACCATCGTGCCCGACAACGACCGCCAGCCGTACGACGTGCTCGACGTGATCCGCTGCATCACCGACTATGGCGAGTTCGTGCAGGTGCACGAGCTGTTCGCCGCGTCCGCGGTCGTCGGCTTCGCCTGCATCGAGGGGCACCCGGTCGGCATCGTCGCGAACCAGCCGAACGTGCTCGCCGGCATCCTCGACGTCGACGCCTCCGAGAAGATCGCCCGCTTCGTGCGCCTGTGCGACGCGTTCAACCTGCCGGTCATCACGCTCGTGGACACCCCGGGGTACAAGCCGGGCGCCGAGCAGGAGCACGCCGGCATCATCCGCCGCGGCGCCAAGGTGATCTACGCCTACGCGAACGCGCAGGTGCCGATGATCACGGTCGTGCTGCGCAAGGCCTTCGGCGGCGCGTACATCGTGATGGGCTCCAAGGCCATCGGCGCGGACATGAACTTCGCGTGGCCCAGCTCGCAGATCGCGGTGCTCGGCGCCACCGGCGCGGTCAACATCATCCACCGCAAGGACCTGCAGAAGGCCAAGGAGACCGGGCGCGACGTCGACGAACTGCGCGCCAGGCTCGTGGCCGACTACCAGGCCAGCACCGTCAACGCGAACCTGTCGCTCGAAACCGGGCAGATCGACGCGATGATCGACCCCGAGCAGACGCGCGAGGCGATCGCCGAATCGCTGCGCACCCTGGCCGGCAAGCGCCGCGTGCGCCGCACCGACAAGCACCACGGCAACCAGCCGCTGTGA